One window from the genome of Verrucomicrobiia bacterium encodes:
- a CDS encoding BON domain-containing protein — protein MKILGMFTIASFLLFATVCAADNHEADKGLEGSLRAVLNERHVHVNVHDGIVTLDGKVPTEADRQRIDSLVRDTAGVVAVKDNLKVTLPSPGVLGAQPSTVPVYATPPPVVATPAPVVTVPTPVIIPQYPKLKVQPWSSDDVLAAKRIARQLQEDDVPSAGLENVTIMVRNGTVSLQGTAGSTAHDAIIASIQHVSGLTAIYDQLQRD, from the coding sequence ATGAAAATCCTCGGAATGTTCACGATTGCTTCGTTTCTGCTCTTTGCGACCGTTTGCGCGGCCGACAACCACGAAGCGGACAAAGGGTTGGAGGGGAGTTTGCGAGCCGTTCTTAACGAACGTCATGTTCACGTCAACGTCCACGACGGCATTGTCACCCTCGACGGGAAGGTGCCTACCGAAGCGGACCGCCAACGAATCGATTCGCTGGTGCGCGATACCGCCGGTGTGGTGGCGGTAAAGGACAATTTGAAGGTGACTCTCCCTTCGCCAGGAGTGCTGGGCGCGCAACCCTCGACAGTGCCGGTTTATGCAACTCCTCCGCCAGTGGTGGCAACCCCAGCACCGGTGGTGACCGTTCCAACGCCGGTGATTATTCCCCAGTATCCCAAGCTCAAGGTGCAGCCTTGGTCGAGCGACGACGTCTTGGCAGCCAAACGGATTGCCCGCCAGTTGCAAGAGGATGATGTCCCCTCAGCGGGGCTGGAGAATGTGACCATCATGGTCAGGAACGGAACGGTGAGCTTGCAGGGCACGGCGGGTTCGACCGCTCACGATGCGATCATCGCCTCGATCCAGCATGTTAGCGGCCTAACCGCTATCTACGACCAGTTGCAACGGGATTAA